A window of Terriglobia bacterium contains these coding sequences:
- a CDS encoding OsmC family protein — MQRKGSAVWNGGLKDGKGTVSSASGVLSNTPYSFTTRFENEKGTNPEELIAAAHAGCFSMALSAQLGNAGLKPERIATEATVTLEKLESGFAITQVHLQTTARVPGASAEAFRQATENAKSGCPVSKLLNAKITLDAKLEESRAAD, encoded by the coding sequence ATGCAGCGCAAAGGCAGTGCAGTGTGGAACGGCGGATTGAAGGACGGGAAGGGAACGGTTTCCAGCGCCAGCGGAGTGCTCTCGAACACGCCCTACTCTTTCACCACGCGCTTTGAAAACGAGAAGGGCACGAATCCGGAAGAGCTGATTGCGGCGGCTCACGCCGGCTGCTTCTCCATGGCCCTGTCGGCGCAGTTGGGTAACGCAGGGTTGAAGCCGGAAAGGATCGCCACCGAAGCGACCGTCACGCTGGAGAAGCTGGAGTCCGGGTTCGCGATCACGCAGGTGCATCTGCAAACCACGGCGCGCGTGCCGGGCGCATCCGCGGAAGCGTTTCGCCAGGCGACAGAAAACGCCAAGAGCGGCTGCCCGGTGTCGAAGCTGCTGAACGCGAAGATCACCTTGGACGCCAAGCTGGAGGAATCGCGGGCAGCGGACTGA
- a CDS encoding amidohydrolase produces the protein MIAAEAGRLGLPVHIHTGAGCGGYFQLGGANPLLLEADLDDPTLRKTNFVLLHAGWPFTRETAFMMGKPNVWADTSEGWMISPRELANYMRSWLEWFPEKVLFGTDLYAATPEIGWEEVGWQTSQGARWALTEALTGMIQDGEISRVRALQLARMVLHDNAAKLYGIP, from the coding sequence GTGATCGCCGCCGAAGCGGGGCGGCTCGGCCTCCCGGTCCACATCCACACCGGTGCGGGATGCGGCGGCTATTTCCAGCTCGGCGGCGCCAACCCGCTGCTCCTGGAGGCGGACCTTGACGATCCCACCCTGCGTAAAACCAACTTCGTCCTGTTGCATGCCGGCTGGCCGTTCACCCGCGAAACCGCGTTCATGATGGGAAAGCCCAACGTGTGGGCGGATACCTCGGAAGGCTGGATGATCTCGCCGCGCGAGCTGGCCAACTACATGCGCAGTTGGCTGGAGTGGTTCCCGGAGAAGGTATTGTTTGGCACCGACCTGTACGCCGCCACGCCTGAGATCGGCTGGGAAGAAGTCGGCTGGCAAACTTCGCAGGGTGCGCGCTGGGCCTTGACCGAGGCGCTAACCGGGATGATACAAGACGGAGAGATCAGCCGCGTGCGCGCGCTCCAACTGGCGCGCATGGTGCTGCACGACAACGCGGCGAAACTGTACGGGATCCCCTGA
- a CDS encoding SgcJ/EcaC family oxidoreductase, translating to MPTTADEVELHISKIGEQWARHWNAGDLDKLIQAYAPDAVYMPPHHPAVHGRDAIYDYLITPMQHGVGELTYEVTFIKHSADLAYDVGRYSMSVPRDLGKRQDRGKYLTVWRRQPNGEWLIVADTWSSDLPSTTSASG from the coding sequence ATGCCGACTACCGCCGATGAAGTGGAACTGCACATCAGCAAGATTGGCGAGCAATGGGCGCGGCACTGGAACGCCGGCGACCTGGACAAGCTGATCCAGGCCTACGCGCCCGATGCCGTGTACATGCCGCCGCATCATCCCGCCGTGCACGGACGCGATGCCATTTACGATTACCTGATAACGCCGATGCAGCATGGGGTCGGCGAGCTTACCTACGAGGTCACCTTCATCAAGCACTCCGCCGACCTGGCCTACGATGTCGGCCGCTACTCCATGTCGGTTCCGCGGGACCTCGGCAAACGCCAGGACCGCGGCAAGTACCTGACCGTCTGGCGGCGCCAGCCCAACGGAGAGTGGCTGATCGTGGCCGATACCTGGTCGAGCGATTTGCCAAGTACCACTAGCGCCAGTGGCTAG
- a CDS encoding tetratricopeptide repeat protein, with protein sequence MAPDLVCPRCGEPLLPGQPDCPYCTGRKRIPLHHREPVIIAAVVMVAVALWVATTFVTKAYAARQQQLARQWFERGDGDLRAQHLDAAVRELQSALAYSHDNFQYRLRLAEALAAQGHTRQAQGYLHALWDEDPANGTVNLELAQLAARSNDVAGALRFYHGAVYGIWQDDPAQRRREARFDLIEFLLAHRSPQQAQSELIALAADLPRDPALMLRVAGLMMKAGDYARALQGFREALALAPNHAAALAGAGEAAFSLQMYTEASGYLRRAIAEDTQDPQAAAHLQTAELVLLMDPYQRRLPASERERRIIDAFAQAGIRLQQCASARNIKLDQPLGNDPLATDYANWTALKPRVNPRSLRRNPEQGDAAMDLVFRIERDTEQVCGPGSAADLALLLIAQRREGTTP encoded by the coding sequence ATGGCACCCGATCTCGTCTGTCCGCGTTGTGGTGAACCGCTGCTCCCCGGCCAACCGGATTGTCCCTACTGCACGGGCCGCAAAAGGATTCCCCTCCATCATCGCGAGCCGGTGATCATTGCCGCGGTGGTGATGGTCGCGGTGGCGCTGTGGGTGGCGACCACCTTCGTGACCAAAGCCTACGCCGCGCGCCAGCAGCAACTCGCGCGCCAGTGGTTCGAGCGCGGTGACGGCGACTTGCGCGCTCAACACCTGGACGCAGCCGTACGCGAACTGCAATCGGCGCTGGCGTATTCTCACGACAATTTCCAATATCGCCTGCGGCTGGCCGAGGCGCTCGCCGCCCAGGGTCACACACGGCAGGCGCAAGGTTACTTGCATGCGTTGTGGGACGAAGATCCGGCCAACGGCACGGTGAACCTCGAACTGGCGCAATTGGCGGCGCGCAGCAATGACGTGGCGGGCGCGCTGCGCTTCTATCACGGCGCGGTTTACGGCATCTGGCAGGACGATCCGGCGCAGCGGCGCCGCGAGGCACGCTTCGATCTCATCGAATTCCTGCTGGCGCACCGCTCCCCCCAGCAAGCGCAGTCGGAGCTCATCGCTCTAGCCGCCGACCTGCCGCGCGATCCCGCGCTCATGCTGCGCGTTGCCGGCTTGATGATGAAGGCAGGCGACTACGCGCGCGCCTTGCAGGGATTTCGTGAAGCGCTCGCACTCGCGCCGAACCATGCCGCTGCGCTCGCGGGCGCGGGAGAAGCGGCCTTTTCCCTGCAGATGTACACCGAAGCGAGCGGCTACCTGCGCCGCGCGATTGCCGAGGACACCCAGGACCCGCAAGCCGCAGCGCATTTGCAGACCGCGGAACTCGTGCTGCTAATGGATCCTTACCAGCGCCGGCTTCCGGCCTCGGAGCGGGAGCGGCGCATCATAGACGCCTTTGCGCAGGCCGGCATTCGCCTGCAGCAGTGCGCCTCCGCGCGCAATATCAAGCTGGATCAGCCGCTGGGAAATGACCCGCTCGCCACCGATTACGCGAATTGGACGGCGCTGAAGCCGCGGGTGAACCCGCGCTCTCTACGCCGTAATCCGGAGCAGGGTGATGCTGCCATGGATTTGGTGTTCCGAATCGAGCGCGATACGGAGCAAGTCTGCGGGCCAGGCAGTGCGGCTGACTTGGCATTGCTGTTGATCGCGCAGCGGCGGGAAGGCACCACGCCGTGA